One genomic segment of Ehrlichia chaffeensis str. Arkansas includes these proteins:
- the mnmE gene encoding tRNA uridine-5-carboxymethylaminomethyl(34) synthesis GTPase MnmE → MTTIFALCTPWGRSGVAVIRISGEDAAKAFVHFGINSSIKPRTATFTPLYDKDGEVIDEAIVVYFVAPNSFTGEDVVEFHTHGSFAVIKMILAELGKIFVPAGPGEFSLRAFLNNKVDLTRAEAIVDLINSETEMQAKQAIRQMSGVLEKLYQNWRQQLIDILSNIEAYIDFPEEVNSSAIANIDYLLNNLQKSLESHLNDDRRGERLRQGIYVTILGEPNSGKSTLFNHLAKRDIAIVSEYAGTTRDPLEAHIDVAGYPIIIIDTAGIRESTDPVEQEGIKRAKLKAENADFKIVMLPYEKRDIFNREIMSLIDDKSICILSKADNITDQKLIPVFDFSFIPISVYCNIGIENLLNLIKQKVEKDFQFCNTDPFITSERQRKHIQNTLNIIKSVDLSLPMEIVSEDLRLSVRELGKVVGVISDDDILDNVFGKFCIGK, encoded by the coding sequence ATGACTACAATTTTTGCTTTATGTACTCCATGGGGAAGGTCTGGAGTAGCTGTGATTAGAATCTCTGGTGAAGATGCTGCAAAGGCATTTGTGCATTTTGGAATTAATAGTAGTATTAAACCAAGAACTGCAACGTTTACTCCTTTATACGACAAAGATGGTGAAGTTATAGATGAAGCGATAGTGGTGTATTTTGTTGCACCAAATAGCTTTACTGGAGAAGATGTAGTTGAGTTTCATACTCATGGTAGTTTTGCTGTTATTAAAATGATATTAGCTGAGCTTGGAAAAATTTTTGTTCCTGCTGGGCCAGGTGAGTTTTCTTTGCGTGCTTTTTTAAATAATAAAGTTGATTTGACTAGAGCTGAAGCAATAGTAGATCTTATAAACTCTGAAACAGAAATGCAGGCTAAGCAAGCTATAAGACAAATGTCTGGGGTTTTGGAAAAGTTGTATCAAAATTGGCGACAGCAGTTGATTGATATATTATCTAATATAGAAGCTTATATTGATTTTCCGGAAGAAGTTAATAGTTCTGCTATAGCTAATATTGATTATCTATTAAATAATTTGCAGAAATCTTTAGAAAGTCATCTTAATGATGACCGAAGAGGTGAAAGGTTACGTCAAGGTATTTATGTTACAATTCTTGGTGAACCTAATTCTGGTAAGTCTACTTTATTTAATCATTTAGCAAAAAGAGATATTGCAATTGTTTCTGAATATGCTGGTACTACTAGAGATCCTCTAGAAGCACATATAGATGTAGCTGGATATCCAATTATTATTATTGATACTGCAGGCATTAGAGAGAGTACTGATCCAGTAGAACAAGAAGGGATCAAACGTGCGAAGTTAAAGGCTGAAAATGCTGATTTCAAAATAGTAATGCTTCCTTACGAGAAACGAGATATTTTTAACAGAGAAATTATGAGCTTGATAGATGATAAGTCTATATGCATTTTAAGTAAAGCTGATAATATTACAGATCAGAAATTAATACCTGTGTTTGATTTTAGTTTTATTCCGATTTCTGTATATTGTAACATTGGAATTGAAAATTTATTGAATTTAATTAAACAAAAAGTAGAAAAAGATTTTCAATTTTGTAATACTGACCCTTTTATTACTTCTGAAAGGCAGAGAAAACATATTCAAAATACTTTGAATATTATAAAGTCTGTAGATTTAAGTTTACCTATGGAAATAGTGTCAGAGGATTTAAGATTGTCTGTAAGGGAATTAGGGAAAGTGGTAGGTGTTATTAGTGATGATGATATATTAGATAATGTATTTGGTAAATTCTGTATAGGTAAATGA
- a CDS encoding phosphopantothenoylcysteine decarboxylase: MKILLVISGSIAAYKSLDLIRKLQENNHTVTSIISKSGERFVTPLSVASLSGNSVYTDADLFHAHKSMHHISLTRSSDIVLVAPATLDIIAKTAHGIADELATTALIASNIPIIMVPAMNPAMWNSKANQRNIHCLKSDNVTIIEPKEGLAICNEYGTGKMAEVQEIVSFIENFHKTDKK; encoded by the coding sequence ATGAAAATTTTATTAGTAATATCAGGAAGCATAGCAGCATATAAATCTTTAGATTTGATAAGAAAACTGCAAGAAAATAACCATACAGTTACTAGCATAATAAGCAAATCTGGAGAAAGGTTTGTTACCCCATTATCAGTAGCATCATTATCTGGAAATTCTGTGTATACTGATGCAGATCTTTTTCATGCCCATAAAAGTATGCATCACATATCATTAACGCGAAGTTCTGATATTGTACTAGTAGCGCCTGCAACATTAGATATAATAGCAAAAACAGCACATGGTATTGCTGATGAATTAGCTACAACTGCGTTAATTGCTTCAAACATTCCTATCATCATGGTCCCAGCTATGAATCCTGCAATGTGGAATTCAAAAGCAAATCAACGTAATATTCATTGTTTAAAAAGTGATAACGTAACAATAATTGAACCTAAAGAAGGGTTAGCAATTTGTAACGAATACGGAACAGGTAAAATGGCTGAAGTTCAGGAGATAGTCTCATTCATAGAAAACTTTCACAAAACTGACAAAAAATAA
- a CDS encoding ATP-dependent DNA helicase RecG — MHNLSIFSSMYMLPGVNNVVGSLLKKLCGGDKIIDLLFHIPQSYVDRRTALSEDSVGKIVTFIGTVKCHGFIGRKRKSQYKIVLDTCIGEVSLIFFNYSLKYLRSVLKVGSTCVVSGTLIRFLGCLQITHPDYIVTDIKKFQDISIIEPIYPLIRGLTSKRISKLVKLSVRLLPDFPEWIDEKLLRDNRWNSWKESLIKIHHPDTLEAVHLHRARLAYDELLSHQISVKMVRKFDYQQGVSIVSKQLYYNDILNKLPFKLTEGQKEVISQITKSQASENRMVKLLIGDVGSGKTVVALFAILNVIENGGQVAFMAPTEILAEQHYRWIRAILSDISVDVELLTSKVRKKQNIKKKLQLGECNVVIGTHALFQDGVDFNNLNLIIIDEQQRFGVLQRMRLINKSNMADVLFMTATPIPRTLEQVVYGDIDCLRLKDKPHNRLPIQTSIVNIERLFEVIAKLQLALQEGNKAYWICPYIEDSELLDIAAAEKRFFTLQEVFGKDVGLIHSRLPKIEKDEVMMSFYNGNIKLLVATTVIEVGVDIPDATIIIIENAEQFGLSQLHQLRGRVGRSDKSSFCILLHGNMLSKIAYKKLCILRKFQDGFYIAEQDLLLRGSGDVLGIKQSGLSNFKFADIYKDQGLISIAVEQAGAILDANKTELGDHFNQLLHMFGYDVSTINY, encoded by the coding sequence ATGCACAACTTAAGCATATTTTCTAGCATGTATATGTTGCCAGGAGTTAATAATGTAGTAGGGAGTTTATTAAAAAAGTTATGTGGTGGTGATAAAATTATAGATTTGTTATTTCATATACCACAAAGTTATGTGGATAGAAGAACTGCGTTATCTGAAGATTCTGTAGGTAAAATTGTAACTTTTATTGGTACTGTGAAGTGTCATGGTTTTATTGGTAGGAAAAGAAAATCCCAGTATAAAATTGTGCTTGATACATGTATTGGTGAAGTATCATTAATTTTTTTTAATTACTCGTTGAAATATCTGAGAAGTGTTTTAAAGGTAGGTTCAACATGTGTAGTAAGTGGTACTCTGATAAGATTTTTGGGATGTTTGCAAATTACACATCCGGATTATATTGTAACAGATATTAAAAAGTTCCAGGATATTAGTATCATAGAACCTATTTATCCACTAATTAGAGGATTAACTTCTAAGAGAATTTCAAAGTTAGTAAAGTTAAGTGTAAGGTTGTTACCTGATTTTCCTGAATGGATAGATGAAAAATTGTTAAGAGATAATAGATGGAATAGTTGGAAGGAAAGTTTAATAAAAATACATCACCCAGATACACTTGAAGCTGTGCATTTACATAGGGCAAGGTTAGCGTATGATGAATTATTAAGTCATCAAATCTCTGTAAAAATGGTCAGGAAATTTGATTACCAACAAGGTGTCTCTATTGTAAGTAAGCAGCTATACTATAATGATATTTTAAATAAACTGCCTTTTAAGTTAACAGAAGGACAGAAAGAAGTAATATCTCAGATTACAAAGAGTCAAGCATCAGAAAATAGGATGGTAAAACTATTAATAGGAGATGTAGGTAGTGGGAAAACAGTGGTAGCTTTGTTTGCTATTTTAAATGTTATAGAGAATGGAGGTCAAGTAGCTTTTATGGCTCCTACTGAGATATTAGCAGAACAACATTATCGTTGGATACGGGCGATACTATCTGATATTTCAGTTGATGTTGAGTTGTTAACAAGTAAGGTAAGGAAGAAACAGAATATTAAAAAGAAATTGCAACTTGGTGAATGTAATGTAGTTATTGGAACTCATGCTTTATTTCAGGATGGTGTTGATTTTAATAATCTTAATTTGATTATCATTGATGAACAACAAAGATTTGGAGTATTACAGAGGATGAGGCTAATTAATAAAAGTAATATGGCTGATGTGCTTTTTATGACAGCTACGCCTATTCCTAGAACATTAGAGCAAGTAGTATATGGGGATATAGATTGTTTAAGACTTAAGGATAAGCCTCACAATCGATTGCCTATACAAACTAGTATTGTGAATATTGAGCGCTTGTTTGAAGTTATAGCAAAATTACAATTGGCTTTGCAAGAAGGTAATAAGGCATATTGGATTTGTCCTTATATTGAAGATTCGGAATTATTAGATATAGCAGCAGCAGAAAAACGTTTTTTTACTCTACAAGAAGTGTTTGGTAAGGATGTAGGTTTGATACACAGTCGTTTGCCTAAGATTGAAAAAGATGAAGTCATGATGTCTTTTTATAATGGAAATATTAAGTTACTAGTTGCAACTACTGTAATAGAAGTAGGAGTTGATATACCTGATGCTACTATAATTATTATAGAAAATGCTGAACAATTTGGTCTATCACAGCTTCATCAATTACGTGGTAGAGTTGGCCGTAGTGATAAATCTTCTTTTTGTATTTTACTTCATGGGAATATGTTAAGTAAGATTGCATATAAAAAGCTATGTATATTGCGTAAATTTCAAGATGGCTTTTACATAGCTGAGCAGGATTTGTTGTTGCGTGGTAGTGGAGATGTTTTAGGGATAAAACAATCAGGATTATCAAATTTTAAGTTTGCAGATATTTATAAGGATCAAGGCCTTATTTCTATTGCTGTTGAACAGGCAGGAGCAATTCTGGATGCGAATAAGACAGAATTAGGTGATCATTTTAATCAATTGTTACACATGTTTGGTTATGATGTTTCTACTATAAATTATTAG